In Streptomyces sp. NBC_01381, the sequence CGCGGGAAGTCCATCCGCCGGAAGATCGTGGCATTGCTGCTGGTGCCGCTCATTTCGCTGACCGCGTTGTGGGGCTTCGCCACCTACGTCACCGGTCAGTCGGCCAAGAATCTGATCGACGTCGCGAACCTCGTCGACACGATCGGCTACCCGGTCGACGACACCGCCCAGGTCGTCCAGCAGGAGCGCCGCCAGACCCTCGTCTATCTCGCCGACCCCCGGGCCTCCGACGCGCTCGCCGCGCTGCGCCGCAGCCGCGCCGCCACCGACGACATGGTCGCCCAGGTGAGGCAGCGGGCCAAGGACCCGGACGTACGCGACGGGGTGTCCGGACAGTCCGCCGACCGGCTCGCCTCGATCCTCGACGCCTTCGACGGCATCGAGTCGCTGCGCCGCACGGTCGAAGAGGGCACCATCACCCGCGCCGGCGCGCTCAAGATGTACACGAAGCTGATCGACCCCTGCTACGGCTTCCTGATGACCCTCCAGGGCCTCGACGACGCGAAGCTCGACCGGCAGGGCCGCGCTCTCGTCGGAGTGGCACGCGCGCGTGAACTGCTCTCCCGCGAGGACGCGTTGCTCGGCTCCGCGCTCGTGGCCCGCCGCGTCACCAAGGCCGAGATCCGGGAGATCGCCGACCTGCGGGCCCAGCGCACGCTGCTGTACGAGGTCAGCCTCGGCCAGCTGCCCGAGGACGAGCGAGGCCACTACGAGCGCTACTGGAACGGCGCCGAGACGACCCAGCTGCGGGGCGCCGAGAAAGCCGTGGCCGAGTCCGCGGCCGGCACGCCGCGCGTGGTCACTTCGGCGCGCTGGGACGCCGCGGCGGGCAAGGCGCTCAAGGACCTCGCCGAACGCGGCGACGCGGCGAGCGACCGCCTGCAGGAGCGCGTCGAGCCGGTGGCCGTCGGCGTGATCATCCGGGTCGCCGTAGCCGGTGTGTTCGGTCTGCTCGCGCTGCTGTTCTCGGTCTTCATGTCCCTGCGCATCGGCCGCAGCCTCGTCCGTGACCTGCGCCGACTGCGCCTGGAGGCCCACGAGGCGTCCGGCGTCCGGTTGCCCGGCGTGCTGCGCCGCCTCGCGGCCGGCGAACAGGTCGACGTGGAGACCGAGGCGCCCCGCCTGACGTACGAGAAGGACGAGATCGGCCAGGTAGGCCAGGCGCTCAACACCCTGCAGCGCGCCGCGGTCGAGGCCACCGTGAAACAGGCAGACCTGCGCCGCGGCGTCTCCGAGGTGTTCGTCAACCTCGCACGGCGCAGCCAGGTGCTCCTGCACAAGCAGCTCACCCTGCTCGACACGATGGAGCGCAGGACCGAGGACACGGACGAGCTCGCCGACCTCTTCCGCCTCGACCACCTGACGACCCGTATGCGGCGGCACGCCGAGGGTCTCGTGATCCTCTCCGGCGCCGCCCCCTCGCGGCAGTGGCGCAAGCCCGTCCAGCTCATGGACGTCGTCCGCGCAGCCGTCGCCGAGGTCGAGGACTACGAACGCATCGAGGTGCGCCGCCTGCCGCGCATCGCCGTCACGGGACCCGCGGTCGCCGACCTCACCCACCTGATGGCCGAACTCCTGGAGAACGCCACGGTGTTCTCGCCCCCGCACACCGCGGTGCAGGTCCTCGGGGAGCACGTCGCCAACGGCTTCACCCTGGAGATTCACGACCGGGGGCTCGGCATGGCCGCCGACGCGCTCCTGGACGCCAACCTCCGCCTCGCCGAGACCCCGGAGTTCGAACTCTCCGACACCGACCGGCTCGGCCTCTTCGTAGTGAGCCGCCTCGCCCAGCGACAGCGCGTACGCGTCTCCCTGCAGCCCTCTCCGTACGGCGGGACCACCGCCGTCGTGTTCATCCCCGAGACGCTGCTCACCGACGACGTACCGGACACGAACGGCATCGGATTCCGGCTCGACCGGCGGCAGGCCAAGGACGCCGTGAACCGCGACAAGGCGGGCGACAAGGCGGCGGCCCTCGGTCAAGTGCCCGTCCAGCTGCCCGGGTTGCCCGCGTCCATCCTCGACGGTCCGGTCGAGCTGGAGGCGCCCGTCGGCATGGCGGACCTCGACGGCTTCCCCGGAGCCCTGGGGGACGAGGACAGCGAGCGCGGCGGCCTCTTCCGCCCTCGCCGCCGCGTCGCCGGGGTCCCCGGAGACGAGCAGCACCAGCAGGCCCGCGACGAGCGGGAGGCCGGCCAGCGTGAACCCGTACGCCCCGACGACTCGCCCCCGGACGACGACCCCGCGGACGAGGGCCACCCCACCGATCCGGTGCCGCTGCCCCGCCGCAGGACCCCGAAGCTGGTCTCCTCGCACGGCCGCCCCGTGACGCACACCAGGAACCGGGGCACGGCCGCGGAGGACGAAGCGGCCCCGGAGAGCCCGGTGGGCCGCCCCCAGGGCGGCATCGCGGTGGAGAACACCCCCGTGGGACGTCCCCAGGGCGGTGCCGTGAACGCCGATCTCCCGGTACGGGACAGCGGCTCCGACGCCGAGGGCGGCCCCCCCGAGCCGGTCGTTCCTGAGCTGCCGAGCCGGCTGCGCGGCCGTACCGCGACGGACGCCGTCGACCTGCCGCGCCGTCCCGAACCGCAGTCCGCCTGGCCCGATCTGTCGCCCCCGCACCGCGACGTCACCGCGTCCGACAAGACGCAGCCGGAGCTCCCCAGGCGCAGCCGGCGCGCGGAGCCCACGGAGACCCCAGTGCGCCCCGCGCCGTCACCCGACGCCGGACAAGTGCCCACCCAAGCTCCCGGCGGACTGCCCCGGCGCGTCCGTCAGGCCAACCTCGCGCCTCAACTGAAGGACGGTCCCGATCAGCGCCCGGAGCGCGCACCGACGGCCGGGACCAGGCCGCAGGAGCGCGACGCCGACGAGGTACGCAGCCGGATGGCATCGCTCCAGCGTGGCTGGCAGCGCGGCCGTGAAGAGAACGCCGCGGGCGACGACGCCTCCGACGGCACAGCACCAGGAACGACATCTGAGGGGGACGGTCGATGACCGCACCGAAGGCCGACGCACGCATCGCCATGCCCGGAGGATCGGGAGAGCTGAACTGGCTCCTCGACGACCTGGTGCAGCGGGTCGCCAGCATCCGCAGGGCGCTCGTGCTCTCCGGCGACGGCCTGCCGACCGGCGTATCGAAGGACCTGACCAGGGAGGACAGTGAGCATCTCGCGGCCGTCGCCTCGGGGTTCCACAGCCTGGCCAAGGGCGTCGGACGCCATTTCGAGGCGGGCAGGGTCCGCCAGACCGTGGTGGAGCTCGACGACGCCTTCCTCTTCGTCACGGCCGCGGGCGACGGCAGCTGTCTCGCTGTCCTCTCGGACGCGGACTCCGACGTAGGTCTGGTCGCGTACGAAATGACGCTGCTGGTCAAGAGGGTGGGTGTGCATCTGGGTTCGGCGCCGCGCACCGACCTGCCCACGGGAGGGTAGCGGGAGGGCATGAGCGAAGACGGTCAGGGGACACAGGGGACGCATCGCTGGTACGACGACGACGCCGGGCCCGTGG encodes:
- a CDS encoding nitrate- and nitrite sensing domain-containing protein, with translation MRFRGKSIRRKIVALLLVPLISLTALWGFATYVTGQSAKNLIDVANLVDTIGYPVDDTAQVVQQERRQTLVYLADPRASDALAALRRSRAATDDMVAQVRQRAKDPDVRDGVSGQSADRLASILDAFDGIESLRRTVEEGTITRAGALKMYTKLIDPCYGFLMTLQGLDDAKLDRQGRALVGVARARELLSREDALLGSALVARRVTKAEIREIADLRAQRTLLYEVSLGQLPEDERGHYERYWNGAETTQLRGAEKAVAESAAGTPRVVTSARWDAAAGKALKDLAERGDAASDRLQERVEPVAVGVIIRVAVAGVFGLLALLFSVFMSLRIGRSLVRDLRRLRLEAHEASGVRLPGVLRRLAAGEQVDVETEAPRLTYEKDEIGQVGQALNTLQRAAVEATVKQADLRRGVSEVFVNLARRSQVLLHKQLTLLDTMERRTEDTDELADLFRLDHLTTRMRRHAEGLVILSGAAPSRQWRKPVQLMDVVRAAVAEVEDYERIEVRRLPRIAVTGPAVADLTHLMAELLENATVFSPPHTAVQVLGEHVANGFTLEIHDRGLGMAADALLDANLRLAETPEFELSDTDRLGLFVVSRLAQRQRVRVSLQPSPYGGTTAVVFIPETLLTDDVPDTNGIGFRLDRRQAKDAVNRDKAGDKAAALGQVPVQLPGLPASILDGPVELEAPVGMADLDGFPGALGDEDSERGGLFRPRRRVAGVPGDEQHQQARDEREAGQREPVRPDDSPPDDDPADEGHPTDPVPLPRRRTPKLVSSHGRPVTHTRNRGTAAEDEAAPESPVGRPQGGIAVENTPVGRPQGGAVNADLPVRDSGSDAEGGPPEPVVPELPSRLRGRTATDAVDLPRRPEPQSAWPDLSPPHRDVTASDKTQPELPRRSRRAEPTETPVRPAPSPDAGQVPTQAPGGLPRRVRQANLAPQLKDGPDQRPERAPTAGTRPQERDADEVRSRMASLQRGWQRGREENAAGDDASDGTAPGTTSEGDGR
- a CDS encoding roadblock/LC7 domain-containing protein, whose amino-acid sequence is MTAPKADARIAMPGGSGELNWLLDDLVQRVASIRRALVLSGDGLPTGVSKDLTREDSEHLAAVASGFHSLAKGVGRHFEAGRVRQTVVELDDAFLFVTAAGDGSCLAVLSDADSDVGLVAYEMTLLVKRVGVHLGSAPRTDLPTGG